The following is a genomic window from Bacteroidia bacterium.
ATTGAATTCGATTGAAAAAATTCATCCTTTAAACGATCAATTAAAAACAACTTTTCAGCAAGTAGCGTATTTTAGAGGCGTAGATTTATTTAATAATTTGGAAATGGATTCTGCGATTCATTTGTTCAATCAATCCTTGATGTATCCTTACACACAAACGTTTACAGACAAAGCTAATTATTGGAAAGCGGAAGCTTTATACCGTACCGGAAAATACGATCAAGCCATTGATGCGTACCAAAATTTTATGGATTTACCTGGAGCTTTTCAAATGCAGGAATACAACAATTCCAATTACAACATTGGTTACGCTTATTTGAAAACAAAAGATTATTTGAATTCGGCTTTGTGGTTTAGAAAATTCTTGGCGAACAATCCGAGTGACGCAAAAAAAATTGCAGATGCTAATATGCGCATTGGCGATGATTATTTTGTAACAAAAGATTTTTCGAATGCCGCCAATTATTATAATGAAGCCATCACATTAAAATCATTTAATGTGGACTATGCCATGTATCAAGAAGCAATGGCTTATGGATTGGTTCAAGAAAATCAGAAAAAAACAAATACATTATTGAATTTGTTGAGTCAATATCCAAAATCAGATTATACTGTTGCGGCGAACTTCGAATTGGCAAACACCTATGTTAATACGAACAACAATAGCGAGGCAATGGCGTATTATCAAAAAATATTGACTAATTATCCTAATTCCAGCTATTACAATCAGGCTTTGTTGCAAACAGGTTTAATTTATTTTAATCAAAACCAAAACGATTTGGCATTTAATACTTTTGATAAATTGATAAAAAGAGATCGCAAATCGCCGGAAGCAAATGTGGCGCTCGGCTTCATCAAGAAAATTTATATTTCTAAAAACGATGTGGATGGCATGCAGAAATATTTCAGCGAAACAGCGGCTGTCATTCCGGAAGCGTCCTTGGATTCGGTAACCTTCAACATCGCGAAAGACCATTACATGCAAAAAGATTGCGATAATGCGATTCCTGCATTTGATAAATACATCAGTAAATTTCCGGCTGGAATTTTTAGTTTACAAGCTAATTTTTATCGCGCGCAATGCGAAATAAAGTCAGGCAATATAAAAGAAGCCTTGGTGGGTTATAATTTTGTTATCGGCAATGCTAAAAACGATTTTACAGAACAAAGCTTACTAAACGCCAGTACCATTTATTTTCAACAAAAAAATTATTCGGGTGCGTTTGATGATTACAATAAATTAGAGACCGAGGCAGAAAATCCGGAGAATATTTTAACGGCGCACGTCGGACAATTGCGTTGCGCGATAATTTTGAAGAATGATGCTGCCGCGCAAACTGCCGCCAATAAAGTAATTTCATCCGAAATAGCTACAAAAGAGGAGATCAACGAGGCGCACTTGGATTTGGCAAAAATAAATTTACAAAACGAACAATACGATGCCGCAATGAACAATTTTCAATACACTACTGTAAACGCCAAAAACGTGATGGGCGCTGAAGCAAAATACAATATTGCCTACATTCAATACATACAAACTGATTTTAAATCGTCCGAAAAAACAATTTTTGATTTGGTCAATCAAGAGC
Proteins encoded in this region:
- a CDS encoding tetratricopeptide repeat protein, with amino-acid sequence MNFKFKSVVSVFVFALSMQIYTHANAQKSAIYTDDDADFKLGVSLFQKQNFGSAQHLFDKTIATHDFNSQIRIDAEYYAAICGIELFNKDGELRLRNFITNHPESPKVKKAYFYLGKYNYRKKKYKDAIVWFDKVDVYDLNKDESPEYYFKKGYSYFKLEKLDSAKFSFYEIKDLDTKYSVPANYYYSHISYDQKNYEIALQGFLRLSHDASFGKIVPYYIVQIYYLEAKYDSVILYGKPMLDSGNTARAPEIARIIGESYYRTSRYAEAIPYLQRYEKSVGTLSPSDSYELGYALYKAGNYSDAITHFQNATSNEDSLSQNAYYHIGDCYIQLNNKSFARSAFGTASKMNFDKVIQENALFNYAKLCYELSFNPFNEAIDAFNQYINQYPNSPHLEEAYNYLVNVYLSTKNYQEALNSIEKIHPLNDQLKTTFQQVAYFRGVDLFNNLEMDSAIHLFNQSLMYPYTQTFTDKANYWKAEALYRTGKYDQAIDAYQNFMDLPGAFQMQEYNNSNYNIGYAYLKTKDYLNSALWFRKFLANNPSDAKKIADANMRIGDDYFVTKDFSNAANYYNEAITLKSFNVDYAMYQEAMAYGLVQENQKKTNTLLNLLSQYPKSDYTVAANFELANTYVNTNNNSEAMAYYQKILTNYPNSSYYNQALLQTGLIYFNQNQNDLAFNTFDKLIKRDRKSPEANVALGFIKKIYISKNDVDGMQKYFSETAAVIPEASLDSVTFNIAKDHYMQKDCDNAIPAFDKYISKFPAGIFSLQANFYRAQCEIKSGNIKEALVGYNFVIGNAKNDFTEQSLLNASTIYFQQKNYSGAFDDYNKLETEAENPENILTAHVGQLRCAIILKNDAAAQTAANKVISSEIATKEEINEAHLDLAKINLQNEQYDAAMNNFQYTTVNAKNVMGAEAKYNIAYIQYIQTDFKSSEKTIFDLVNQEPSYPYWMGKGLLLLSDNYEALKDTFQAKLTLKSVISNSTFPDLVTEAQTKLTKIEQAQKPVAPVSLDQQMNVEFQGNTKESDHLFQQPADTTKTKK